One Solanum lycopersicum chromosome 2, SLM_r2.1 genomic region harbors:
- the LOC101259304 gene encoding phototropic-responsive NPH3 family protein NPY3 isoform X1, with protein sequence MKFMKLGSKPDQFQTKGDNIRYVATELATDMVINVGDVKFYLHKFPLLSKSFRLQKLTANTNEENNDEINIDDIPGGPAAFEICAKFCYGMTVTLNAYNVVVARCAAEYLEMYETVEKGNIIYKLEVFLKSSIFRSWKDSIIVLQTTKAFLPWSEELKIVSHCLDSVASKAYIDTSKVDWSYTYNRKKLPSENGSDPLWNGVQKQQYVPRDWWVEDLSELHIDLYKRVITTIKTKGGMSPEVIGEALRAYAYRRLPGFSKGKIPGSDPVKYQYLVDMITSLLPTEKHSVSCSFLIRLLQTSVSLECGETVQSELKRRISQQLDEASVADLLLRAPANETMTYDVDTVLELVQQFMLQKRSGQSDFPEDNEYQEMYPAFASDSSKVKVARVIDGYLAEVSRDPNLPLAKFVNLAEMVSGFPRPSHDGIYRAIDMYLKEHPGITKSERKRICKLMDCRKLSAEACMHAVQNERLPLRVVVQVLFFEQARATTSSGGGSTPDLAGTIKSLLPGESHGSSRSATTNTDEDWDAVPTAEELKALKGELATLRLRDKEAGCNDTNSIDIKMSVEKVIGGKAKGLIMSKKLFSKLWSNKDRLSENSSSDTSESPGSSNAGESKSTPSRSRRHSLS encoded by the exons ATGAAGTTTATGAAACTTGGATCCAAGCCTGATCAATTTCAGACAAAAGGAGATAATATCAG GTATGTAGCCACTGAATTGGCAACAGATATGGTCATCAATGTTGGAGATGTAAAATTCTATCTCCACAAG TTCCCCCTTCTGTCCAAGAGTTTTCGTTTACAGAAGTTGACAGCTAATACAAATGAGGAAAACAATGATGAAATCAACATTGACGATATACCTGGTGGACCTGCAGCTTTTGAAATATGTGCAAAGTTCTGTTATGGTATGACGGTAACTCTGAATGCGTATAATGTAGTTGTGGCTCGTTGTGCCGCGGAATACCTGGAAATGTATGAAACTGTCGAGAAAGGTAACATTATCTACAAGCTTGAGGTTTTTCTTAAATCTAGCATCTTCCGGAGCTGGAAAGATTCAATCATTGTTCTCCAAACAACAAAAGCTTTTCTTCCCTGGTCTGAGGAATTAAAGATCGTTAGTCATTGTCTGGACTCTGTTGCATCTAAAGCTTACATTGACACCTCAAAGGTGGACTGGTCGTATACATATAATCGCAAAAAGCTCCCATCAGAAAATGGAAGTGATCCGCTATGGAATGGTGTGCAAAAGCAGCAGTATGTTCCACGAGACTGGTGGGTTGAGGACCTTTCTGAACTTCATATTGACTTGTATAAACGggtaataacaacaataaaaacaaagggAGGAATGTCTCCAGAAGTAATTGGTGAGGCATTGAGAGCATATGCCTATAGAAGGCTACCGGGATTCAGCAAGGGTAAAATCCCAGGAAGTGATCCTGTTAAGTATCAGTACTTGGTTGATATGATTACTTCTCTGTTGCCCACAGAGAAACATAGTGTTTCATGTAGTTTCTTGATCAGATTGTTACAGACTTCTGTTTCTTTGGAATGTGGAGAGACAGTACAAAGTGAACTGAAGAGGAGGATTAGCCAGCAGCTTGATGAGGCATCGGTAGCTGACCTCCTCCTTCGGGCACCAGCTAATGAAACTATGACATATGATGTTGACACAGTACTTGAACTTGTTCAGCAGTTCATGCTGCAGAAAAGGAGCGGTCAGAGTGATTTTCCTGAAGATAATGAATATCAGGAGATGTACCctgcatttgcatcagactctTCCAAAGTCAAGGTGGCAAGGGTGATTGATGGTTACCTTGCAGAAGTCTCTCGAGATCCAAATCTACCTTTGGCGAAATTTGTCAATCTTGCTGAAATGGTGTCTGGCTTCCCTAGACCTTCCCATGATGGAATTTACCGTGCTATTGACATGTATCTCAAG GAACATCCAGGAATCACCAAGAGCGAAAGGAAAAGAATTTGTAAACTTATGGACTGCCGGAAGCTATCAGCTGAGGCATGCATGCATGCTGTGCAGAATGAGCGCCTTCCGTTGAGAGTAGTTGTACAAGTTCTATTCTTTGAGCAAGCCAGAGCAACAACATCATCTGGTGGTGGCAGCACCCCTGACCTAGCTGGAACAATCAAGTCTTTGCTTCCAGGGGAATCCCATGGGAGCTCAAGATCTGCCACAACAAACACAGACGAGGACTGGGATGCCGTGCCAACTGCTGAGGAACTTAAAGCTTTGAAAGGGGAGCTTGCTACTCTAAGGTTGAGAGACAAAGAAGCTGGTTGCAATGATACTAATTCAATAGACATAAAAATGAGTGTTGAAAAAGTTATTGGTGGCAAAGCAAAGGGCTTAATCATGTCCAAGAAGCTCTTTTCAAAGCTGTGGTCCAACAAAGATAGACTAAGCGAGAACAGCAGCTCTGATACATCAGAAAGCCCCGGTTCTTCCAATGCTGGGGAATCGAAGTCCACCCCATCAAGAAGTAGGAGGCATTCCCTGTCCTAA
- the LOC101259898 gene encoding BTB/POZ and TAZ domain-containing protein 4: MSKKDEESPRVSASPNPPPLPVAFISSRQERTFAARKSALRKYCCTPTATKNTWDCLFDEGYRADVSINTDNGGVLYAHASILGVNSAVFRSMLSLKQSRPHGRCGHQRSITINGVPPEAVQVFIRFLYSSRYEEEKMKEHGLSLLVLSHAYAVTHLKQECEWQLEQRLTTENVVDIFQLALLCDASRLSLVCHRFMLKNFKPISATEGWKAMKQSHPVLEKQMLKSIIDEDIREKERVRKSNERKMYMQLYEAMEALVHICKDGCRTIGPHDKVLKEDQEPCHYAACKGLESLIRHFAGCKLRVPGGCIHCKRMWQVLELHSRLCANSDVCKVPLCRSFKQKRRKQNKKDEMKWSILVRKIVRSKSISGAPFFSSEST; encoded by the exons ATGAGCAAGAAAGATGAGGAATCTCCGCGGGTGAGCGCCTCACCAAACCCGCCTCCATTGCCAGTGGCTTTCATAAGTAGCCGGCAAGAGAGAACATTTGCAGCGAGGAAATCAGCACTGAGAAAATACTGCTGCACGCCAACTGCTACAAAGAATACTTGGGATTGCCTCTTTGATGAAGGTTACAGAGCTGACGTTTCCATTAACACAGATAACGGTGGCGTCCTCTACGCACATGCTAGTATTTTG GGTGTGAACTCTGCAGTATTTAGAAGCATGTTGAGTTTAAAACAATCCAGACCACATGGTCGATGTGGTCATCAACGATCCATCACCATAAATGGGGTTCCACCTGAGGCTGTTCAAGTTTTCATCAGATTTTTGTATTCTTCCAG GTATGAGGAAGAAAAAATGAAGGAGCATGGGTTGAGCCTTTTGGTGCTATCGCATGCATATGCAGTCACCCACCTAAAGCAAGAATGTGAGTGGCAGCTGGAGCAAAGATTAACCACGGAAAATGTAGTTGACATCTTCCAGTTAGCACTATTATGTGATGCCTCTCGGCTTAGCCTTGTTTGTCATCGTTTTATGCTGAAAAATTTTAAGCCTATTTCTGCCACAGAAGGATGGAAAGCTATGAAACAAAGCCATCCTGTGCTTGAAAAACAGATGTTGAAATCCATAATTGATGAGGATATT AGGGAAAAGGAAAGGGTGAGAAAGAGCAATGAGAGGAAAATGTATATGCAGTTATATGAGGCAATGGAAGCCCTGGTTCACATATGCAAAGATGGTTGCCGTACAATTGGTCCTCACGATAAGGTTTTGAAAGAGGATCAAGAACCATGCCATTATGCAGCATGCAAAGGGCTAGAATCCCTTATTCGTCACTTTGCTGGGTGCAAGTTGAGAGTCCCAGGTGGCTGCATCCACTGCAAGAGGATGTGGCAAGTTTTGGAGCTGCATTCTCGCCTTTGTGCCAATTCAGATGTTTGTAAAGTTCCTTTGTGCAG GAGTTTTAAGCAGAAGCGGAGAAAACAGAACAAGAAGgatgaaatgaaatggagtaTATTGGTGAGAAAGATAGTGAGATCCAAGAGCATTTCTGGAGCTCCATTCTTCTCATCTGAATCCACATAA
- the LOC101259597 gene encoding formin-like protein 6, which translates to MRAAGLSIFFILSLLSSFTCQFQDLVVKEKNRRILHQPLFPVSSTPPPDSEISPPPPAEPVNSQPFFPEVPTGTTPDQTHQPQVTPANGTPVSNSVATQTAKPVKKVAIAISVGIVTLGMLSALAFYLYKHRVKHPDETQKLVRRNSDQRINEESRTPPSTFLYIGTVEPPAKTSAMTDSNDATGSPYRKLSSVKRMDSRYRPSPDLQPLPPLSKPQPPPSINSPTAMSSSDEESHDTAFHTPQGSTVSNEEGYYTPSLRESYSSNKNYVPYSKRTSPRSRLSDSSAEVKHTMIPSIKQAPVPPLPPRQPQGGLIEQLPPEPPLQYTRPELYVPKRANFSSPPPPPDMTRLQLISNQAQQISKAPPPPPPPPPLPPPPPPLPFSTPHKPEGSQRNVPSAAYQQMVKTESRSPTPKSTPGSEKTSTSEEQNGGASSLERHDSSDIDPSKPKLKPLHWDKVRATSDRATVWDQLKSSSFQLNEDMMESLFGCNSANSVPKEATRKSVLPPAEKDNKVLDPKKSQNIAIILRALNVTKDEVSEALLNGNPEGLGPELLETLVKMAPTKEEEIKLREYSEDASKLGSAERFLKTVLDIPFAFKRVEIMLYRANFDGEVKDLRKSFQTLEVASEELKNSRLFLKLLEAVLRTGNRMNVGTNRGDARAFKLDTLLKLVDIKGTDGKTTLLHFVVQEIIRSEELDSEPPGEDLSNKANIKFKEEDFKKQGLQVVSGLSRELGNVKKAAAMDSDVLGSYVLKLAVGLDKARSVLQYEKQGMQGNFFESMKVFLKEAEDGIVRIRAEERKALSMVKQVTEYFHGDAAKEEAHPLRIFVIVRDFLSILDNVCKDVRRMQDQTVVGGARSFRIVATASLPVLSRYNVKQERSWDDNSLSP; encoded by the exons ATGAGAGCAGCAGGTCTAAGCATCTTCTTCATATTATCACTGCTTTCATCTTTCACTTGTCAATTTCAAGATTTGGTTGTCAAGGAAAAAAACAGGAGGATTCTGCATCAACCACTCTTTCCAGTAAGTTCAACACCGCCACCGGATTCTGAAATATCACCGCCGCCACCGGCCGAGCCAGTCAACTCTCAGCCATTTTTTCCAGAAGTCCCTACTGGGACTACACCAGATCAGACACATCAACCTCAAGTAACTCCAGCTAATGGAACTCCAGTGTCAAACTCAGTTGCCACACAAACAGCAAAGCCAGTCAAGAAAGTGGCAATTGCAATATCAGTTGGAATTGTTACCTTGGGAATGTTATCTGCTCTGGCATTCTACCTTTACAAACACCGGGTTAAGCACCCAGATGAAACTCAAAAGCTTGTGAGGAGAAATTCTGATCAGAGGATCAATGAGGAATCAAGAACGCCGCCTTCGACTTTCCTTTACATTGGGACAGTTGAGCCACCTGCTAAGACATCAGCTATGACTGATTCCAATGATGCTACTGGCTCACCTTATCGAAAATTGAGCTCTGTGAAAAGAATGGACAGCAGGTATAGACCAAGTCCTGACCTTCAACCCCTTCCACCATTGAGCAAACCCCAACCTCCTCCAAGCATTAATTCACCTACTGCAATGTCATCATCAGATGAGGAGAGTCATGACACTGCATTTCATACTCCACAAGGCTCCACTGTCAGCAATGAAGAAGGTTATTACACTCCCAGTTTACGTGAGAGTTACTCAAGCAACAAGAATTATGTTCCTTATTCAAAGAGAACTTCTCCAAGATCACGCCTTTCTGATTCATCCGCTGAAGTAAAACATACTATGATACCATCAATTAAGCAAGCTCCAGTTCCCCCTCTTCCTCCGCGGCAACCACAAGGGGGTCTGATAGAACAACTTCCACCTGAGCCTCCCTTGCAATATACTAGGCCAGAATTGTATGTGCCAAAAAGGGCCAATTTTTCATCACCACCTCCTCCACCAGATATGACAAGGCTTCAATTGATAAGCAACCAAGCCCAACAAATATCAAaagcaccaccaccaccacctcctcctcctcctcttcctcctcctccACCCCCACTTCCATTCTCAACACCCCACAAACCGGAAGGATCACAAAGGAATGTTCCTTCAGCAGCTTACCAGCAAATGGTCAAGACAGAATCAAGGAGTCCCACTCCCAAATCAACACCAGGGAGTGAGAAGACAAGTACTTCTGAAGAACAAAACGGAGGTGCCAGTTCTTTAGAAAGACATGATTCTAGCGATATAGATCCATCCAAGCCTAAGTTGAAGCCTTTGCACTGGGACAAAGTGAGAGCAACCTCTGATCGAGCCACAGTGTGGGACCAATTAAAATCGAGTTCCTTCCA ATTGAATGAGGACATGATGGAATCACTTTTCGGATGTAATTCTGCAAATTCTGTACCAAAGGAAGCAACAAGGAAATCAGTCCTTCCTCCAGCTGAGAAGGATAATAAGGTACTTGACCCCAAGAAGTCGCAGAACATTGCCATAATATTACGAGCACTGAATGTAACTAAAGACGAAGTTTCTGAAGCCCTGCTAAATG GAAATCCTGAAGGACTAGGGCCTGAGCTTCTGGAGACTTTGGTCAAGATGGCTCcaacaaaagaagaagagataaAACTAAGAGAGTACAGTGAAGATGCCTCAAAGTTAGGCTCTGCAGAACGATTCCTTAAGACCGTGCTTGATATACCATTTGCCTTTAAAAGAGTAGAAATCATGCTTTACAGAGCAAATTTTGATGGCGAAGTAAAAGATTTGAGGAAATCCTTCCAAACCCTTGAG GTAGCCAGTGAAGAATTGAAGAACAGTAGACTATTCCTCAAACTCCTTGAAGCTGTTCTAAGGACAGGAAACCGCATGAACGTTGGAACTAATCGTGGTGATGCCAGAGCTTTCAAACTTGACACTCTTTTGAAATTAGTAGATATAAAAGGAACAGATGGGAAGACGACCTTGCTTCACTTTGTGGTCCAGGAGATTATCAGGTCAGAAGAGCTGGATTCTGAACCCCCAGGCGAAGATCTTTCTAATAAAGCAAACATCAAATTCAAAGAGGAGGATTTCAAGAAACAAGGTTTGCAGGTTGTTTCTGGATTAAGCAGAGAACTTGGTAATGTCAAAAAAGCAGCAGCAATGGACTCAGATGTCCTGGGGAGCTATGTCTTGAAGCTTGCTGTGGGACTTGATAAAGCAAGATCGGTTTTGCAATATGAAAAGCAAGGCATGCAAGGTAACTTTTTTGAATCGATGAAAGTATTCCTTAAGGAGGCAGAAGATGGAATAGTGAGGATAAGGGCAGAAGAAAGAAAGGCCTTATCCATGGTCAAACAGGTAACTGAATATTTTCATGGTGATGCTGCAAAAGAGGAAGCTCATCCTCTCAGAATATTCGTGATTGTGCGAGACTTCCTCTCCATATTGGATAATGTGTGCAAAGATGTTAGGCGAATGCAGGATCAAACAGTGGTAGGTGGTGCAAGATCATTCAGAATAGTTGCTACTGCATCACTACCAGTCTTAAGCAGATATAATGTGAAACAAGAAAGGAGTTGGGATGATAATAGCTTATCACCATGA
- the LOC101259304 gene encoding phototropic-responsive NPH3 family protein NPY3 isoform X2, whose amino-acid sequence MSFLFRYVATELATDMVINVGDVKFYLHKFPLLSKSFRLQKLTANTNEENNDEINIDDIPGGPAAFEICAKFCYGMTVTLNAYNVVVARCAAEYLEMYETVEKGNIIYKLEVFLKSSIFRSWKDSIIVLQTTKAFLPWSEELKIVSHCLDSVASKAYIDTSKVDWSYTYNRKKLPSENGSDPLWNGVQKQQYVPRDWWVEDLSELHIDLYKRVITTIKTKGGMSPEVIGEALRAYAYRRLPGFSKGKIPGSDPVKYQYLVDMITSLLPTEKHSVSCSFLIRLLQTSVSLECGETVQSELKRRISQQLDEASVADLLLRAPANETMTYDVDTVLELVQQFMLQKRSGQSDFPEDNEYQEMYPAFASDSSKVKVARVIDGYLAEVSRDPNLPLAKFVNLAEMVSGFPRPSHDGIYRAIDMYLKEHPGITKSERKRICKLMDCRKLSAEACMHAVQNERLPLRVVVQVLFFEQARATTSSGGGSTPDLAGTIKSLLPGESHGSSRSATTNTDEDWDAVPTAEELKALKGELATLRLRDKEAGCNDTNSIDIKMSVEKVIGGKAKGLIMSKKLFSKLWSNKDRLSENSSSDTSESPGSSNAGESKSTPSRSRRHSLS is encoded by the exons atgagCTTTCTATTTAGGTATGTAGCCACTGAATTGGCAACAGATATGGTCATCAATGTTGGAGATGTAAAATTCTATCTCCACAAG TTCCCCCTTCTGTCCAAGAGTTTTCGTTTACAGAAGTTGACAGCTAATACAAATGAGGAAAACAATGATGAAATCAACATTGACGATATACCTGGTGGACCTGCAGCTTTTGAAATATGTGCAAAGTTCTGTTATGGTATGACGGTAACTCTGAATGCGTATAATGTAGTTGTGGCTCGTTGTGCCGCGGAATACCTGGAAATGTATGAAACTGTCGAGAAAGGTAACATTATCTACAAGCTTGAGGTTTTTCTTAAATCTAGCATCTTCCGGAGCTGGAAAGATTCAATCATTGTTCTCCAAACAACAAAAGCTTTTCTTCCCTGGTCTGAGGAATTAAAGATCGTTAGTCATTGTCTGGACTCTGTTGCATCTAAAGCTTACATTGACACCTCAAAGGTGGACTGGTCGTATACATATAATCGCAAAAAGCTCCCATCAGAAAATGGAAGTGATCCGCTATGGAATGGTGTGCAAAAGCAGCAGTATGTTCCACGAGACTGGTGGGTTGAGGACCTTTCTGAACTTCATATTGACTTGTATAAACGggtaataacaacaataaaaacaaagggAGGAATGTCTCCAGAAGTAATTGGTGAGGCATTGAGAGCATATGCCTATAGAAGGCTACCGGGATTCAGCAAGGGTAAAATCCCAGGAAGTGATCCTGTTAAGTATCAGTACTTGGTTGATATGATTACTTCTCTGTTGCCCACAGAGAAACATAGTGTTTCATGTAGTTTCTTGATCAGATTGTTACAGACTTCTGTTTCTTTGGAATGTGGAGAGACAGTACAAAGTGAACTGAAGAGGAGGATTAGCCAGCAGCTTGATGAGGCATCGGTAGCTGACCTCCTCCTTCGGGCACCAGCTAATGAAACTATGACATATGATGTTGACACAGTACTTGAACTTGTTCAGCAGTTCATGCTGCAGAAAAGGAGCGGTCAGAGTGATTTTCCTGAAGATAATGAATATCAGGAGATGTACCctgcatttgcatcagactctTCCAAAGTCAAGGTGGCAAGGGTGATTGATGGTTACCTTGCAGAAGTCTCTCGAGATCCAAATCTACCTTTGGCGAAATTTGTCAATCTTGCTGAAATGGTGTCTGGCTTCCCTAGACCTTCCCATGATGGAATTTACCGTGCTATTGACATGTATCTCAAG GAACATCCAGGAATCACCAAGAGCGAAAGGAAAAGAATTTGTAAACTTATGGACTGCCGGAAGCTATCAGCTGAGGCATGCATGCATGCTGTGCAGAATGAGCGCCTTCCGTTGAGAGTAGTTGTACAAGTTCTATTCTTTGAGCAAGCCAGAGCAACAACATCATCTGGTGGTGGCAGCACCCCTGACCTAGCTGGAACAATCAAGTCTTTGCTTCCAGGGGAATCCCATGGGAGCTCAAGATCTGCCACAACAAACACAGACGAGGACTGGGATGCCGTGCCAACTGCTGAGGAACTTAAAGCTTTGAAAGGGGAGCTTGCTACTCTAAGGTTGAGAGACAAAGAAGCTGGTTGCAATGATACTAATTCAATAGACATAAAAATGAGTGTTGAAAAAGTTATTGGTGGCAAAGCAAAGGGCTTAATCATGTCCAAGAAGCTCTTTTCAAAGCTGTGGTCCAACAAAGATAGACTAAGCGAGAACAGCAGCTCTGATACATCAGAAAGCCCCGGTTCTTCCAATGCTGGGGAATCGAAGTCCACCCCATCAAGAAGTAGGAGGCATTCCCTGTCCTAA